The proteins below are encoded in one region of Levilactobacillus namurensis:
- a CDS encoding peptide ABC transporter substrate-binding protein has translation MQHKGIYVALSAISLLALAGCGSKAAGNTGNSKYAANQVLNWSESQELATSDLSKVTDTVSFTMLQNTQEGLYRLDKTGKPANAIATSTKVTNGGKDYVFNLRHNAKWSNGDPVTAHDFVYSWQRSLDPKTACQDAYYMYAVRNAKAINQGKLAPSTLGIKADGNYRLEVHLTKPVSYFSKLLAWPLFYPLNQKAVQQYGKRFGTTSATTVSDGPYKLTKWNGTSKTWTLAKNPKYWNHANVHLTAINYQVNQSTTTSFNLFTAKKLDETSLNGQQVKNSLNNPNFVKRLPTGTQRLDFNQNKVKAFKSLAVRQAISTAIDRKQLVNDVLQDGSVASNGFVPHGIGKNPKTGEAFDQEAEVPSAATYDLKRAKQLLAKGYKETGTKSIDATLSVSDTDGAKKVAEFVQSSLQKLPGVKISIKSVPYVQLMTQQANGNYQLTFSGWQSVFADPIEFLNVFAKGSSFNTTGWKNAQFYDLLNQAENQDGNQPTKRWAKLVAAEKVLMKTQATVPLYQQAQSQLLRTNVKGIIYNPAGVPYDFTDAYIGNN, from the coding sequence ATGCAACACAAGGGAATCTACGTCGCATTATCCGCCATCAGCTTACTGGCCTTGGCGGGCTGTGGCTCCAAAGCCGCGGGAAACACCGGCAACTCGAAATACGCCGCTAACCAGGTTCTAAACTGGTCGGAGAGTCAGGAACTCGCCACTTCTGACCTCTCCAAAGTTACGGATACCGTCAGTTTCACCATGCTTCAAAACACACAAGAGGGGCTCTACCGCCTAGATAAGACTGGTAAGCCCGCCAACGCCATTGCCACCAGCACCAAGGTCACCAACGGCGGGAAGGATTACGTCTTTAACCTGCGGCACAACGCCAAGTGGTCCAACGGCGACCCGGTCACGGCTCACGACTTCGTCTACTCGTGGCAACGGTCGCTAGATCCTAAGACCGCGTGCCAGGACGCCTACTACATGTACGCCGTCCGCAACGCCAAGGCCATCAACCAGGGGAAGCTGGCTCCCAGCACCCTGGGCATCAAGGCTGACGGCAACTACCGGTTGGAAGTCCATCTGACCAAACCCGTGTCGTACTTCAGTAAGCTCCTCGCCTGGCCATTGTTCTACCCCCTGAACCAAAAGGCTGTTCAACAATACGGCAAACGGTTCGGGACCACTTCGGCCACCACCGTTTCCGACGGGCCTTACAAGCTGACCAAGTGGAACGGGACCAGTAAGACCTGGACGCTGGCTAAGAATCCGAAATACTGGAACCACGCCAACGTGCACCTGACCGCCATCAATTACCAGGTCAACCAGAGCACCACGACCAGCTTTAACCTGTTCACCGCCAAAAAGCTCGACGAGACCAGCCTCAACGGCCAACAAGTCAAGAACAGCTTGAACAACCCGAACTTCGTCAAGCGCCTCCCCACGGGGACGCAACGCCTAGACTTCAACCAAAATAAGGTCAAAGCCTTCAAGAGTTTAGCCGTCCGGCAAGCCATTTCCACGGCCATCGACCGCAAGCAACTGGTCAACGACGTGCTTCAAGACGGATCCGTAGCTTCTAACGGCTTCGTGCCCCACGGCATTGGCAAGAACCCCAAGACCGGGGAAGCCTTCGACCAAGAAGCCGAAGTACCGTCAGCCGCCACGTATGACCTGAAGCGTGCCAAACAGTTGCTGGCCAAGGGCTACAAGGAGACCGGGACCAAGTCGATCGACGCCACCCTTTCCGTTTCCGATACGGACGGGGCTAAGAAGGTCGCCGAGTTCGTCCAGAGTTCCTTGCAAAAGCTGCCTGGCGTGAAGATTAGCATCAAGAGTGTGCCCTACGTTCAACTGATGACCCAGCAGGCCAACGGCAATTACCAGCTGACCTTCAGCGGGTGGCAATCGGTCTTTGCCGACCCGATCGAGTTCCTAAACGTCTTCGCCAAGGGTTCGAGCTTTAACACCACCGGCTGGAAGAACGCCCAATTCTACGACCTTCTCAATCAGGCCGAGAACCAGGATGGCAACCAACCCACCAAGCGCTGGGCCAAGCTAGTCGCCGCTGAAAAGGTCTTGATGAAGACCCAAGCCACGGTCCCACTGTATCAACAGGCCCAATCGCAACTATTACGGACCAACGTCAAGGGCATCATCTATAACCCCGCCGGTGTGCCTTATGACTTCACTGACGCTTACATCGGGAATAACTAA
- a CDS encoding alpha-glucosidase, with protein MANSKWFQDSVVYQIYPQSFQDSNHDGIGDLNGITQRLDYLQKLGVDVLWLNPIYQSPCKDNGYDIADYKAINPQYGTMADFDHLLAETHQHGMKLLMDLVVNHTSDQNAWFQESKSSRDNPYADYYIWRDPVDGHEPNNWGAAFGGSSWTYVPERGQYYLHLFAPGQPDLNWENPDVRNAVWDIMRFWLDKGVNGFRMDVINLISKPAGLPDAPAPANYATVEKMVADGPKLNDYLHEMNREVLSHYDVMTVGEMPSSTPEDAVKYTGLNSHELNMVFQFQHVTLSPNPDKRLAKWNDQPVKLTELKQALGRWQKALDGKGWNSLYWNNHDQPRALSRFGDDRPEYRVRSAKALGTTLHMLQGTPYVYEGEELGMPNAHYTQLSQYEDLESINFYHELVEQKKLVDGPTMLKYLAHMSRDNARTPMPWDVTANAGFTDGTPWFALNPTYPTINAQAALADPDSVFYYYQKLIKLRHQTPIIRYGTYQEVDPDDEAVFTFRRHYQGQTLLVMTNFTDQSVERDYGQAQATQRLIGNYADDQGTTLRPYESKVYLFD; from the coding sequence TTGGCAAATTCAAAGTGGTTTCAAGATTCAGTCGTCTATCAGATTTACCCACAAAGTTTTCAGGACAGCAATCATGATGGAATCGGGGACCTCAACGGCATTACCCAGCGCCTCGACTACTTGCAAAAGTTAGGCGTCGACGTGTTGTGGCTCAACCCCATCTACCAGTCACCGTGCAAGGATAATGGGTACGATATCGCCGATTATAAGGCGATTAATCCCCAGTATGGCACCATGGCCGACTTCGACCACTTACTGGCGGAAACGCACCAACACGGGATGAAGCTATTGATGGACCTGGTGGTTAACCACACGTCCGATCAAAACGCTTGGTTCCAGGAAAGTAAGTCATCACGGGACAACCCGTACGCCGACTACTACATCTGGCGCGATCCGGTCGACGGCCACGAACCCAATAATTGGGGAGCGGCCTTTGGCGGTTCGTCTTGGACCTACGTCCCGGAACGAGGACAGTATTACCTACACCTCTTCGCTCCCGGTCAACCCGACCTGAACTGGGAGAATCCCGATGTCCGCAATGCCGTGTGGGACATCATGCGTTTCTGGTTGGACAAGGGGGTCAATGGCTTCCGGATGGACGTCATCAACCTGATCTCGAAACCAGCCGGGTTGCCGGATGCACCAGCCCCCGCCAACTACGCGACCGTTGAGAAGATGGTCGCAGACGGGCCGAAGCTCAACGACTACCTGCACGAAATGAACCGGGAAGTGTTGTCCCACTACGACGTGATGACGGTTGGAGAAATGCCGAGTTCGACCCCCGAAGACGCCGTGAAGTATACGGGACTGAACAGCCATGAATTGAACATGGTCTTCCAGTTCCAACACGTGACGTTGAGTCCTAATCCGGATAAGCGCTTGGCCAAGTGGAACGACCAACCAGTGAAGTTAACGGAACTCAAGCAAGCTTTAGGGCGATGGCAAAAGGCCCTAGACGGGAAGGGCTGGAACAGCCTCTACTGGAATAATCACGACCAACCCCGCGCCCTTTCTCGTTTCGGCGATGACCGCCCCGAATACCGGGTTCGGTCGGCGAAGGCTTTGGGCACCACCTTACACATGCTCCAAGGTACGCCCTACGTCTACGAAGGTGAAGAGCTGGGGATGCCCAACGCACACTATACACAACTGAGTCAGTATGAAGACCTGGAGTCCATCAATTTCTATCACGAACTCGTTGAGCAAAAGAAGTTGGTTGACGGACCGACCATGCTGAAGTACTTGGCGCACATGTCACGGGATAACGCCCGGACGCCGATGCCATGGGATGTGACGGCCAATGCGGGCTTTACGGATGGTACGCCGTGGTTCGCGTTGAACCCGACCTACCCCACCATTAACGCCCAAGCGGCGTTGGCGGATCCTGACTCGGTCTTCTACTACTATCAGAAGCTGATCAAGCTCCGGCACCAGACGCCGATTATTCGCTACGGGACTTACCAAGAAGTGGACCCAGATGATGAGGCCGTCTTTACGTTCCGGCGGCATTACCAGGGGCAGACCTTGTTGGTCATGACCAACTTCACGGACCAGTCCGTAGAGCGGGATTACGGCCAAGCTCAGGCGACCCAGCGCTTAATTGGCAACTATGCCGATGACCAGGGCACCACTTTACGACCGTACGAAAGCAAGGTTTACCTGTTTGACTAA
- a CDS encoding MFS transporter, giving the protein MKVSSISNASQAHPVATPVKPKVTHHLPSLKLSTIFAMTFGFFGVNMAFSLQQSQLGRIFQTIGTDPNKLGFFFILPPLAGMVIQPLIGKYSDKTWNRFGRRMPYLLIGAPAAAIVLVLLPNAGSFGFGYGSAAALWFAAIATLFMDLTSNVCMQPFKMVIGDMVNEDQKDLAWSWQQSFSNLGGVVATMVPFILAAFGIANVAPKGEVPLTVKIAFYLAAIALLATSIITIIKVHEYDPTTYADYHNLDTTKKAKQPSLWQLLKTAPKVFWEISVVQFFTWFAILYSWTYATGAISLNVWNTSNSASAGYQAAGNWFGVLTCIQSIAAVVWGLLVQAHTKPSHRKFWYQVGLLAGAAGFFGIFFIHNKWLLIIPFILIGITYLTMNTQPFTLLTEALNGENEGSYLGLFNCSICLPQICASIASFWIFPWVGHSMPAMFLVGGGSLILAALSVHLIHSKFDDQPTA; this is encoded by the coding sequence ATGAAAGTTAGCAGTATTTCGAACGCTTCTCAAGCGCACCCCGTTGCGACGCCCGTCAAACCGAAAGTCACTCATCATCTGCCATCATTGAAGTTAAGTACGATTTTTGCCATGACTTTTGGGTTTTTCGGGGTCAATATGGCCTTTTCCCTACAACAATCACAACTAGGTCGTATCTTTCAAACGATTGGGACCGACCCGAACAAGCTGGGGTTCTTCTTTATCCTGCCACCGTTGGCCGGGATGGTCATTCAACCCTTGATCGGAAAGTACTCCGATAAGACCTGGAATCGGTTTGGCCGCCGGATGCCGTACCTGTTGATCGGTGCACCGGCCGCCGCCATCGTCTTGGTCTTGCTTCCCAACGCTGGGTCGTTTGGCTTTGGTTACGGGTCCGCCGCGGCGCTGTGGTTTGCCGCAATCGCCACACTGTTTATGGACCTGACGTCTAACGTCTGCATGCAACCCTTCAAAATGGTGATTGGGGACATGGTCAACGAAGACCAAAAGGACTTGGCCTGGTCTTGGCAACAATCGTTTTCGAACTTAGGCGGTGTCGTTGCCACCATGGTACCCTTTATCCTGGCGGCCTTTGGGATCGCCAACGTGGCACCCAAAGGGGAAGTGCCGTTGACGGTTAAGATTGCCTTTTATCTGGCCGCCATCGCCTTACTGGCGACGTCCATCATCACGATTATCAAGGTGCATGAATATGATCCCACGACATATGCGGATTACCATAACCTAGACACCACCAAGAAGGCTAAGCAACCCAGTCTGTGGCAACTCCTCAAGACTGCACCAAAAGTCTTCTGGGAAATTTCCGTGGTCCAATTCTTTACCTGGTTCGCCATCCTCTACTCCTGGACCTACGCGACGGGAGCGATTTCGCTGAACGTCTGGAACACCAGTAACTCCGCCTCAGCGGGCTACCAAGCTGCTGGGAATTGGTTCGGGGTGCTGACCTGCATCCAATCCATCGCGGCGGTAGTCTGGGGCCTATTGGTTCAAGCCCACACTAAGCCGAGTCACCGGAAGTTTTGGTATCAGGTCGGCTTGTTAGCCGGCGCTGCGGGCTTCTTCGGCATCTTCTTTATTCACAATAAGTGGTTGTTGATTATTCCGTTTATCTTGATTGGGATTACTTACCTGACCATGAACACGCAGCCGTTTACCTTACTGACGGAAGCTCTGAATGGTGAGAACGAAGGGTCGTATCTGGGCCTGTTCAACTGCAGTATCTGCTTGCCACAGATCTGTGCTTCCATTGCCAGCTTCTGGATCTTCCCGTGGGTCGGCCATTCGATGCCCGCGATGTTCCTAGTTGGCGGGGGGTCTCTGATTTTAGCTGCGTTAAGTGTTCATTTGATTCATTCGAAATTTGATGATCAACCGACGGCTTAA
- a CDS encoding peptide ABC transporter substrate-binding protein: MSYRKTTTYLIVSALSLLALAGCGTQTTSKATGNSKYAAKQELNWTESSELATADLSKATDTLSFTVLQNTQEGLYRLDKSGTPKNALATSTKVTNGGKTYTFNLRKNAKWTNGQPVTAKDFVYSWQRTVNPKTASQDAFYLFQVKNAEAVNAGKKPLSALGIKATGKYQLTVNLTKPVSYFKKLLAWPLFYPLNQKAVDHYGKLYGTRSDKTVYNGPFKLTKWNGTSKSWTLAKNAHYWDRSAVHLTKINEVVTTSTTTSYNLFNAKKTDETLLSGQQVKNNLNNENFVKRLPTGTQRLDLNEKTVKAFKNVKVRQAFSAAIDRNQLVKNVLQDGSVASTGFVPAGMGNNPKTGEDFSKEAAVKSATSYDLKRAKKLLAQGYQATGTKAINATLSVADTDAAKQAAEFVQSALNKLPGVKITIKTVPYVQLITQQHNGNYDLTFSGWQSVFADPINFLDVYEADSSYNTASWKNAQFDKLLDESENQYGNQPAKRWAKLVAAEKVLLKDQGTIPLYQSAKSQLLRTNVKNIIYNPAGVPYDFKTTYIAK, translated from the coding sequence ATGTCCTATCGTAAAACCACCACTTACTTAATCGTTTCCGCCCTGAGCCTCCTGGCCCTCGCCGGTTGCGGCACCCAGACCACCAGCAAAGCTACCGGCAATTCCAAGTACGCCGCTAAACAAGAATTGAACTGGACCGAATCCTCGGAACTTGCCACGGCCGACCTTTCTAAGGCCACCGACACCCTGAGTTTCACGGTCCTCCAAAACACCCAAGAAGGCCTCTACCGACTCGACAAATCAGGGACCCCCAAAAACGCCCTGGCTACCAGCACCAAGGTCACCAACGGCGGTAAGACCTACACCTTCAACCTGCGCAAGAACGCCAAGTGGACCAACGGCCAACCCGTGACCGCCAAAGACTTTGTCTACTCGTGGCAACGCACGGTCAACCCCAAGACCGCTTCACAAGACGCGTTCTACCTGTTCCAGGTCAAGAACGCCGAGGCCGTCAACGCCGGCAAGAAACCGCTGAGCGCGCTGGGCATCAAAGCTACCGGCAAGTACCAACTGACCGTCAACCTGACCAAGCCGGTCTCCTACTTCAAGAAGCTACTGGCCTGGCCACTCTTCTACCCGTTGAACCAAAAGGCCGTTGACCACTACGGCAAACTTTACGGGACCCGCTCCGACAAGACCGTCTATAACGGTCCCTTCAAGTTGACCAAGTGGAACGGGACCAGCAAGTCCTGGACCCTGGCCAAGAACGCCCACTACTGGGACCGTTCCGCCGTGCACCTGACCAAGATCAACGAAGTGGTCACCACCAGCACCACTACCAGCTACAACCTCTTCAACGCCAAGAAGACCGACGAAACCCTGTTGAGTGGTCAGCAGGTCAAGAACAATTTGAACAACGAAAACTTCGTCAAGCGTCTCCCCACGGGGACCCAACGCCTGGACTTAAACGAAAAGACGGTCAAGGCCTTCAAGAACGTCAAGGTGCGCCAAGCCTTCTCCGCGGCCATCGACCGGAACCAGCTGGTCAAGAACGTCCTGCAAGATGGCTCCGTAGCTTCCACGGGCTTCGTGCCCGCCGGCATGGGCAACAACCCCAAGACTGGAGAAGATTTCAGTAAGGAAGCGGCCGTGAAGTCCGCCACCAGCTACGACCTCAAGCGCGCCAAGAAGCTCCTGGCACAGGGCTACCAAGCGACCGGCACCAAGGCCATCAACGCCACCTTATCCGTGGCCGACACTGACGCCGCCAAGCAAGCCGCCGAATTTGTCCAAAGCGCCTTAAACAAATTGCCGGGGGTCAAGATTACGATCAAGACGGTGCCTTACGTTCAGCTGATCACCCAGCAGCACAACGGTAACTACGACCTGACCTTTAGCGGCTGGCAATCCGTCTTCGCTGACCCGATCAACTTCTTGGACGTCTACGAAGCCGACTCCAGCTACAACACCGCCAGCTGGAAGAACGCCCAATTCGACAAGCTGCTGGACGAATCGGAAAACCAGTACGGGAACCAACCTGCTAAGCGCTGGGCCAAGTTAGTCGCCGCCGAAAAGGTCCTGTTGAAGGACCAGGGGACGATTCCGCTGTACCAATCCGCCAAGTCACAGCTCTTACGGACCAACGTCAAGAACATCATCTACAATCCCGCAGGTGTGCCTTACGACTTTAAGACCACTTATATTGCGAAGTAA
- a CDS encoding LacI family DNA-binding transcriptional regulator — MGVTIKDIAKQAGVSPATVSRVLANKAGFFGAQTAQKVRQTAKELGYRKNTAATELVTQRSHDLAVIVNTTKTNFATQIIEGIQATAFPADLNVIILYAGDGDAERQRRALETVIERSVRGILLLSVDLAPENLALLQSTEIPYCFLSISFEGPKMPFITSDDWQVGYQATKYLLERGHRRIGLAAVDTQVSITGQLREAGYRQALAEAGITPRPAWIHPGDYSYPAGQAAMQAYGAHPDVTAVLAGSDLAGIGVMNQARMLGLMVPVDLSVMSIDGTDLCDIVQPQLTSLTQSFYDMGVAGVKRMLATETPQPQRFTPIQVVARDSVVDFVTRT, encoded by the coding sequence ATGGGCGTAACCATCAAAGACATCGCTAAACAAGCGGGGGTCTCGCCCGCGACGGTTTCCCGGGTGTTGGCCAACAAGGCGGGTTTCTTCGGCGCCCAGACGGCACAAAAGGTCCGACAGACGGCCAAGGAACTGGGCTACCGGAAGAACACGGCGGCGACCGAACTGGTCACGCAAAGAAGCCATGACTTGGCGGTCATCGTCAACACCACCAAGACCAACTTTGCGACGCAGATTATCGAGGGCATCCAGGCCACGGCGTTTCCCGCGGACCTCAACGTGATCATTCTGTACGCCGGTGATGGCGATGCAGAACGGCAACGCCGGGCATTGGAGACCGTGATTGAACGGTCGGTGCGGGGGATTCTCCTGCTCTCCGTAGACCTAGCGCCGGAAAACTTAGCGCTTTTACAATCCACGGAGATCCCGTACTGCTTCCTATCCATCTCGTTCGAGGGCCCCAAGATGCCATTCATCACGTCCGACGATTGGCAAGTGGGGTATCAGGCCACCAAGTACCTGCTGGAGCGGGGCCACCGCCGAATCGGACTGGCGGCTGTCGATACCCAGGTCTCCATCACCGGACAGCTCCGGGAAGCCGGGTACCGTCAGGCGCTGGCTGAAGCGGGAATCACCCCGCGACCGGCGTGGATTCACCCGGGAGATTACAGTTACCCGGCTGGTCAAGCGGCGATGCAGGCGTACGGGGCTCACCCGGACGTCACGGCGGTCTTGGCCGGCAGTGATCTGGCGGGAATCGGTGTGATGAATCAAGCCCGGATGCTGGGCCTGATGGTGCCCGTTGACCTGTCCGTGATGAGTATCGACGGAACGGACTTGTGTGACATCGTCCAACCGCAGCTGACCAGTCTGACCCAGAGCTTCTACGACATGGGTGTGGCGGGCGTTAAGCGGATGCTGGCGACCGAGACACCGCAACCACAGCGCTTTACCCCAATTCAGGTGGTGGCGCGGGATAGCGTGGTCGATTTTGTGACACGAACATAG
- a CDS encoding alpha-glucosidase: MTKKWWQNAVVYQVYPRSYQDSNGDGVGDLAGLTQRLPYIKRLGADVIWLNPIYQSPDKDNGYDISDYQAIQPVYGSMADFDQMLATAHQTGLKILMDLVVNHTSDQHKWFQESRQSKDNPYADYYIWRDPVDGHAPNNWGSYFSGGVWTYEPKRGQYYLHLFAPGQPDLNWENPQVRQEVWNLMRFWLDKGVDGFRMDVINLISKPAGLPDAPVAPGAQYGNSEPLVSDGPKLNDYLQEMNREVLSHYDVMTVGEMPGSTPEDAIQYTGLDANELNMVFQFEHVGLSANPDERLGKWNDQPVQLTDLKRSLSRWQTALDGKGWNSLYWNNHDQPRAVSRFATDDPQYRVRAAKMLGTTLHMLQGTPYVYEGEELGETNVHYTKLSDYEDLESLNAYHQNVEVDHLVDSQTMLKYLAHISRDNARTPMQWDATANAGFTTGNPWFALNPNYPQINAKSQVDDDQSVFNYYRQLIALRHHSDLIVYGSYQALDPEDNQVFAYKRHYQGQTLLVISNFTAESVTRDYGQAQASQRLIGNYADDAGTTLRPYETKVYQFNA, encoded by the coding sequence ATGACCAAGAAATGGTGGCAAAACGCTGTGGTGTACCAAGTTTATCCCCGCAGCTATCAGGATTCTAACGGCGACGGGGTCGGTGATCTCGCCGGTTTGACCCAGCGGCTCCCCTATATCAAACGGCTGGGGGCCGACGTCATCTGGTTAAACCCCATCTATCAATCACCGGATAAGGATAACGGCTATGACATCAGTGACTACCAAGCGATTCAACCCGTCTACGGCTCGATGGCTGACTTCGATCAGATGTTGGCAACGGCCCATCAGACCGGCCTGAAGATCTTAATGGACCTAGTGGTCAACCACACTTCTGACCAACATAAGTGGTTCCAGGAGAGTCGCCAGTCCAAGGATAACCCGTATGCCGACTACTACATCTGGCGCGACCCGGTCGACGGCCATGCGCCGAACAACTGGGGGTCCTACTTTAGCGGCGGCGTCTGGACCTACGAACCTAAGCGGGGCCAGTACTACCTCCACCTCTTCGCCCCCGGCCAACCGGATTTGAACTGGGAGAACCCCCAAGTCCGCCAGGAAGTCTGGAACCTGATGCGTTTTTGGTTAGATAAAGGCGTCGACGGTTTCCGGATGGACGTCATCAACCTGATTTCCAAACCCGCCGGCCTCCCAGACGCCCCGGTCGCTCCCGGAGCCCAGTACGGGAACTCGGAACCACTAGTGTCCGATGGCCCTAAGCTCAACGACTATCTCCAAGAAATGAACCGAGAAGTGTTGTCTCACTACGACGTGATGACGGTCGGGGAAATGCCGGGGTCTACACCCGAAGACGCCATTCAATACACTGGTCTGGATGCCAATGAACTGAACATGGTCTTCCAATTCGAACACGTGGGGCTCTCCGCAAACCCTGATGAACGGTTGGGCAAGTGGAACGACCAGCCCGTTCAATTGACCGACCTCAAGCGCTCCTTATCCCGGTGGCAAACGGCCTTAGACGGTAAGGGCTGGAACAGCCTCTATTGGAACAACCACGACCAGCCGCGCGCCGTTTCCCGCTTTGCGACCGATGATCCGCAATACCGGGTTCGGGCCGCCAAGATGTTGGGGACGACCCTGCACATGTTACAGGGGACGCCGTACGTCTACGAAGGCGAGGAACTGGGGGAGACCAACGTCCACTACACTAAGCTCAGTGATTACGAAGATCTGGAAAGCCTGAACGCCTACCACCAAAACGTTGAAGTGGATCACTTGGTCGACAGTCAGACCATGCTGAAGTATCTGGCCCACATCTCTCGGGATAACGCCCGGACGCCGATGCAATGGGACGCGACCGCCAACGCTGGGTTTACGACCGGTAACCCGTGGTTTGCGCTGAATCCAAACTACCCGCAAATCAACGCCAAATCCCAGGTCGATGATGATCAATCCGTCTTTAATTACTACCGCCAGTTGATTGCATTGCGGCACCACAGCGACCTAATCGTCTACGGCAGTTACCAAGCACTGGACCCAGAAGACAACCAAGTCTTTGCTTACAAGCGGCACTACCAGGGCCAGACGTTATTGGTCATCAGTAACTTCACGGCGGAATCCGTGACCCGTGATTACGGCCAAGCTCAGGCTAGTCAACGATTGATTGGCAACTACGCTGACGACGCCGGGACCACGTTACGGCCATACGAAACGAAGGTTTACCAATTTAACGCCTAA
- a CDS encoding cytochrome b5 domain-containing protein has protein sequence MAEKNFTIAELSQFDGQNGHPAYVAVDGTVYDVSNVDAWAGGQHHGNVAGKNLSAAILKSPHGKGVLQKLPVMGTLTE, from the coding sequence ATGGCAGAAAAAAACTTTACGATCGCAGAACTCAGTCAGTTTGATGGGCAGAATGGGCACCCGGCCTACGTGGCGGTAGACGGCACGGTCTATGACGTCTCTAACGTGGATGCATGGGCTGGTGGTCAACATCACGGCAACGTTGCCGGAAAGAACTTATCCGCAGCGATTTTAAAGTCGCCCCATGGTAAGGGCGTCTTACAGAAGCTGCCAGTTATGGGAACCTTAACAGAATAG
- a CDS encoding MarR family winged helix-turn-helix transcriptional regulator — translation MTYDSQQLLTLFGRLLQQREFVAAAMRSTRINDQEPERNSNQLRVLQRLTQEAHLTNSDIVEELDIRPSSASALVAKLEGAGLVDRQPSPDDKRVTLISLTDAGRKFLATAHKAKDELSESLFATLSDSEQAQLRDILQKLLQDLEAKQPRDWEQSADFRTLMEQAHKMHRGCGMGMRGGIGPNMRGMFREGHRPGDGD, via the coding sequence ATGACTTACGATTCACAACAATTACTGACTCTATTTGGCCGACTTCTTCAGCAACGGGAATTCGTTGCGGCGGCAATGCGGAGCACCCGGATCAACGATCAGGAGCCGGAACGCAATTCGAATCAATTACGCGTCTTACAGCGGCTAACTCAAGAAGCCCATTTGACGAACTCCGATATTGTAGAGGAGCTGGACATCCGACCAAGTTCCGCGAGTGCTTTGGTGGCTAAGCTGGAAGGGGCGGGCTTGGTGGACCGCCAACCGTCGCCGGATGATAAGCGGGTGACCCTCATCTCCCTGACGGATGCCGGGCGAAAATTTCTGGCAACGGCGCACAAAGCGAAGGATGAATTGTCTGAATCCCTCTTTGCCACGTTGAGCGACTCGGAACAGGCTCAATTACGGGATATCTTGCAGAAGCTCTTGCAGGACCTGGAAGCCAAGCAGCCACGTGACTGGGAACAATCAGCAGATTTTCGGACGTTGATGGAACAAGCGCACAAGATGCATCGCGGCTGCGGCATGGGCATGCGTGGTGGCATCGGGCCCAATATGCGGGGGATGTTCCGTGAGGGTCACCGGCCAGGGGATGGCGACTAG